One stretch of Desulfocurvibacter africanus subsp. africanus DSM 2603 DNA includes these proteins:
- a CDS encoding PepSY domain-containing protein: MHGASLRKWHRKLGILLVFFLALQALTGLILSASHMMQGEHAHAQDSGSSRPLSAAYKSASAASVSSDLRFENSLAAIHHGGGPAGDVYRLVLGIATLAQGGMGVMLYFGQRHRHAS, translated from the coding sequence ATGCATGGAGCGTCCCTGCGCAAATGGCATAGGAAATTAGGCATCCTGCTGGTCTTCTTCCTCGCTCTGCAGGCCTTGACCGGACTTATCCTGAGCGCCAGCCACATGATGCAGGGCGAGCATGCTCATGCCCAAGATAGTGGCAGCTCTCGCCCCCTATCCGCGGCATACAAAAGCGCAAGCGCAGCTTCGGTCTCAAGCGACTTACGTTTCGAGAACAGCCTCGCCGCGATACACCATGGCGGAGGACCTGCTGGAGACGTCTATCGGCTTGTCTTGGGGATAGCCACCTTGGCTCAGGGCGGCATGGGCGTGATGCTGTACTTTGGGCAGCGCCACCGGCACGCTTCATAA
- a CDS encoding PP2C family protein-serine/threonine phosphatase: protein MVMGWSCALQVCIRRLWQAELLSMDLESAVAGESVMVGGRERTGVLVQAHGQTHVGLVRRENQDRFAILRLAPHMVLLAIADGMGGEAGGGVAADMLMESVTSEAAGVSLTPGGLADLLIRAGERIRARAEKESGLRHMGTTGVLVGISGKCVAWAHVGDSRLYLLRSGKLTQVTRDHSFLQDLLESGEVRVQEVRLHPFRHMLDQCVGCPTCLPQSGSFKPHAGDRLLLCTDGVHDELDDALLAEAMAEEAPEKATRRLIASALEHGGRDNATVVVAKVEETQDEPIPPLFVL, encoded by the coding sequence ATGGTGATGGGATGGAGCTGCGCCCTGCAGGTATGCATCCGGCGCTTGTGGCAGGCCGAGCTGTTGAGCATGGACCTGGAATCCGCCGTAGCTGGGGAATCGGTAATGGTTGGAGGAAGAGAGCGTACCGGCGTGCTCGTCCAGGCTCACGGGCAGACACATGTGGGCCTGGTCCGGCGGGAGAACCAGGACCGCTTCGCCATTCTGCGGCTTGCCCCGCACATGGTTCTCCTGGCCATCGCCGACGGCATGGGAGGCGAAGCGGGCGGAGGGGTGGCTGCGGACATGCTCATGGAGAGCGTCACGTCCGAGGCCGCAGGCGTTTCGCTCACGCCAGGGGGCTTGGCCGATCTGCTCATACGGGCCGGAGAGCGCATCCGGGCTCGCGCTGAGAAAGAGTCTGGGCTTCGGCATATGGGCACCACGGGTGTGCTCGTTGGTATTTCCGGAAAATGCGTAGCCTGGGCGCACGTAGGCGACAGCAGGCTCTACCTCCTGCGTAGCGGCAAACTCACGCAGGTCACGCGCGACCACTCCTTCCTGCAGGACCTCCTGGAATCCGGAGAAGTCCGCGTGCAAGAGGTGCGCTTGCACCCTTTCAGGCACATGCTGGACCAGTGCGTGGGCTGCCCGACCTGCCTGCCGCAAAGCGGCAGCTTCAAGCCTCATGCTGGAGACCGGCTCCTGCTGTGCACCGACGGCGTGCATGACGAACTGGACGATGCGCTTCTGGCCGAAGCCATGGCCGAAGAAGCGCCCGAGAAAGCGACGCGCAGGCTCATCGCCTCGGCGCTGGAGCACGGCGGGCGCGATAACGCGACGGTCGTGGTCGCTAAGGTGGAAGAGACTCAAGACGAGCCCATACCCCCTCTGTTTGTACTGTAA
- a CDS encoding universal stress protein produces MMSPKEWIVSFVMLGVVSIVHMLIPAQALSLHTLLRVLYFIPVLYASIQGGKRPALIISSVALLLFLPHFFMAHATAEFHVGNVTAIILLFVVSFIVGGFRDTSRRSYQIVRHSRLDLTGIPIRMHVLFYVDESDLSLLAADWYLGFFKEIEFFRVTLFAVLPTGLEDVYETERESTQKRDQLSSSKTAFLERIRRKLVDNGVPEEDVWIRLAQPERNQRASDVVLGELQTLQYDFALLPRHEITKAQEFLFGDVAVRIVREAPVPVVVIKGFEPKEEPQAL; encoded by the coding sequence ATGATGTCCCCCAAAGAATGGATTGTTAGCTTTGTCATGCTTGGTGTTGTCTCCATTGTCCACATGCTCATTCCCGCGCAGGCGTTATCTCTGCATACGCTGTTGCGAGTTTTGTATTTCATACCAGTTCTTTATGCATCTATCCAGGGTGGGAAAAGACCAGCGCTAATCATATCCTCCGTGGCGCTGCTCCTGTTCCTGCCTCACTTCTTCATGGCTCACGCAACGGCCGAGTTTCATGTCGGAAATGTCACAGCCATAATCCTGCTTTTTGTTGTCAGCTTCATTGTTGGCGGTTTCCGTGACACTTCCAGGCGTAGCTACCAAATCGTTCGGCATAGCCGCCTCGATCTCACGGGTATTCCGATCCGCATGCATGTTTTATTTTATGTGGATGAGTCGGATCTCAGTTTGTTGGCGGCGGACTGGTACCTCGGATTTTTCAAGGAGATAGAATTCTTCCGGGTGACTCTTTTCGCAGTGCTGCCCACAGGGCTGGAGGACGTCTACGAGACTGAACGTGAAAGTACTCAGAAGAGAGATCAGCTCTCAAGCAGCAAGACGGCATTTCTGGAACGTATCAGGCGCAAGCTGGTGGACAACGGTGTTCCTGAAGAAGACGTATGGATCAGGCTGGCCCAGCCGGAAAGGAATCAAAGAGCCTCGGATGTGGTCCTTGGGGAATTGCAGACGCTTCAATACGATTTCGCCCTACTCCCGAGGCATGAGATCACCAAGGCTCAGGAATTCTTGTTCGGGGATGTCGCGGTGCGGATCGTTCGCGAAGCGCCGGTTCCCGTGGTGGTGATCAAGGGCTTTGAACCCAAGGAAGAGCCGCAGGCATTGTAA
- a CDS encoding protein kinase domain-containing protein produces MTLVPDRRKHLRESFTGMQLGIVHGLNFICREESPSEDLLYSLVDVHNTSKNGALIELCTKVQPGTVFLFVFYDASIHRWMPHFARVAWSQPLDSGQYLVGLIFEHDCRGRINVNQRAMEDCNRFGDLLFLLRSSLLEALPQNAFLRLINVLRKRVFEPGQKIIAQGEPGEFLFLIQEGTCNLLVEKEGQTLHIDHLHEGEVVGEVSLITDELQSSNVVAETRVTAWQLSRRRFEDLAASYPDLRDFLTEIVTRRLESWRVTADRTIGKYAIKRRIGKGGWSIVYEGVHSSLDMPVVIKMLKHDMAMNALFLNVFRREANVIAKFSHKNIVRVYDIEERFRTVFIIMEKLDGYPLDELLAKTGRLPFSRAADFLLQTCEGLAYAHERGVVHRDIKPANLFIQFDGQLKILDFGLACPPGTEDLSIAGTPHYAPPEQIEGNPADVRSDIYSLGITAYELVTGTRPFPEDDLARLMDLHTEQDIPDPAERISDIPPALRAFILGCGRRDPARRLQTATEAGKALKSFFTGRPRDRRSKEMLSLHLFYDEEQRHALNTLLEEFSGKARLLGVDLKSAMFKDIG; encoded by the coding sequence ATGACACTCGTTCCTGACAGGCGCAAGCACCTGCGTGAGTCGTTCACCGGAATGCAGTTGGGCATTGTGCACGGTCTCAACTTCATCTGTCGTGAGGAGTCGCCGTCGGAAGACCTGCTTTACAGCCTCGTCGACGTGCACAACACGAGCAAGAACGGAGCGCTCATCGAGCTGTGCACAAAAGTCCAGCCTGGCACGGTATTCCTCTTTGTCTTCTATGATGCATCGATTCATCGGTGGATGCCACACTTCGCACGGGTCGCCTGGTCGCAGCCTCTGGACTCTGGCCAATACCTGGTGGGCTTGATTTTCGAGCATGATTGCCGAGGACGGATTAATGTGAACCAGCGAGCCATGGAGGATTGCAATCGCTTTGGTGACCTGCTCTTTCTTTTGCGCAGCAGCCTATTGGAGGCCCTGCCGCAAAATGCCTTTCTTCGTCTTATCAACGTACTGCGCAAGCGCGTCTTCGAGCCGGGCCAGAAGATCATTGCCCAGGGCGAGCCTGGGGAGTTCCTGTTCCTCATTCAGGAGGGAACCTGCAACTTATTGGTGGAGAAGGAGGGACAAACCCTGCATATCGACCACCTTCATGAGGGCGAAGTGGTGGGCGAAGTCTCGCTCATCACCGACGAACTTCAGAGTTCTAACGTGGTTGCCGAGACCAGGGTTACGGCTTGGCAACTCAGCCGGCGCAGATTCGAGGACCTGGCCGCGAGCTATCCAGATCTGCGCGACTTTCTTACGGAAATCGTCACCCGCCGCCTGGAGTCCTGGCGGGTGACAGCCGACCGCACCATCGGCAAGTACGCCATCAAGCGCAGGATCGGCAAAGGCGGCTGGAGCATTGTCTACGAAGGCGTGCACAGTAGCCTGGACATGCCCGTGGTCATCAAGATGCTCAAGCACGACATGGCCATGAATGCACTGTTTCTCAACGTCTTTCGGCGTGAGGCCAATGTCATCGCCAAGTTCAGCCATAAGAATATTGTACGGGTATATGACATCGAGGAACGCTTCCGGACTGTGTTCATAATCATGGAGAAGCTGGACGGGTATCCCTTGGACGAATTGCTCGCCAAGACCGGCCGCCTGCCGTTCTCCAGGGCCGCCGACTTCCTCCTGCAAACGTGCGAGGGGCTTGCCTACGCCCACGAGCGAGGCGTCGTGCATCGCGACATCAAGCCGGCCAATCTCTTCATTCAGTTCGACGGTCAGCTGAAGATACTCGATTTCGGCCTGGCCTGCCCGCCGGGCACCGAGGACCTGAGCATCGCCGGAACCCCGCATTACGCCCCGCCCGAACAGATCGAAGGTAACCCGGCGGACGTCCGATCGGACATATACTCCCTGGGCATCACGGCCTACGAACTGGTCACGGGGACCAGGCCCTTCCCAGAGGACGACCTGGCCAGGCTCATGGACCTGCACACCGAGCAGGACATTCCTGATCCGGCTGAACGGATTTCAGACATTCCGCCGGCCCTGCGCGCGTTCATCCTCGGCTGCGGCAGGCGGGACCCGGCACGGCGCCTCCAGACGGCAACCGAGGCCGGCAAGGCGCTGAAATCCTTCTTCACTGGCCGGCCAAGGGATAGGAGATCAAAGGAGATGCTCAGCTTGCACCTGTTCTATGACGAGGAGCAACGCCACGCATTGAATACGCTCCTGGAGGAGTTCAGTGGCAAGGCTCGGCTGTTGGGCGTCGATTTGAAATCTGCCATGTTCAAGGACATTGGATGA
- a CDS encoding DUF4118 domain-containing protein, translating into MTGKALLKTSTIVVLVAIISSLHFGTPESLEHRHSLLREAYYLPLALGAVWFGLKGALITTLSIALFYLPFTISRWDALSHVDLERLLATALLGAVGVAIGVLSDRVRRQEQERRTQIVALTGAVAHEVNTPLFSALAAAQLLKEDLPPQSPLREDADGIERNLHCIRDLVRTLTRIEDVILREYASGDKIVDIEASCRKQPIHSGRTRHDTRS; encoded by the coding sequence ATGACTGGAAAAGCCTTACTAAAAACGAGCACAATAGTGGTGCTCGTGGCCATTATCAGCTCCCTCCATTTTGGAACTCCGGAAAGCCTGGAGCATCGCCACAGTCTCTTACGCGAAGCCTACTACCTGCCTCTGGCCCTGGGAGCTGTCTGGTTCGGACTCAAGGGGGCCTTGATCACCACGCTCAGCATCGCGCTGTTCTATCTGCCCTTCACCATTTCGCGCTGGGACGCCCTGTCACACGTGGATCTTGAGAGGCTTTTGGCGACCGCCCTCCTGGGTGCCGTCGGAGTCGCTATAGGGGTGCTGAGCGACCGCGTGCGCCGTCAGGAGCAGGAGCGCCGCACGCAGATCGTCGCCTTGACCGGCGCTGTGGCCCATGAGGTCAATACGCCGCTTTTCTCGGCCCTGGCCGCAGCCCAGTTGCTCAAAGAAGACCTGCCGCCGCAGTCGCCGTTGCGCGAGGATGCCGACGGCATCGAGCGAAACCTGCATTGCATCCGCGACCTCGTGCGTACCCTGACAAGAATAGAGGACGTTATCCTTCGTGAGTACGCCTCAGGGGACAAGATAGTGGATATTGAGGCTTCCTGCCGCAAACAGCCCATACACTCCGGAAGGACTCGCCATGACACTCGTTCCTGA